The stretch of DNA GTAAGTCATCTGGCAATAGTAATTCAACGGCAAATGTATTTGCTTCAGTTTCTATTTTATTAGCGGAATAAAAGGTATGGCGTTTTAAAAATGGGGTGTTTACGTTGGGGTGGAAGATAGCGTGTCCAAGTTCATGGGCGCAGACAAAGTTCTTTAAATCCTCAGGAATGTAGTTATTAAGATGAATCATTTTGATTCGTTTATATTTATTAAAAAAGCCAAGAGTGTTTTTCATATCTGAATAGATGATGATAACGTCCAAAATGGTGGCTAGGGCAAAAGGATCACTAGTGTGGTGCTTTTGGATTAGTTTCTCAACAGCTTTTTTGATATCCACGACAAAATCACTCCTTACAATATTTTTTAGGAGTGAATTTTTTCTTTGCGATCTGCTTTGCGAGACGCATAGAGGTGAGGAGGCTGGCTTTGAGTAGTTCGCGGTCTTCTTCATCTTCGGGATAGTTGTATGCTGCTATGACGTTTTTATTATCAAGATTATTTATCATAGCTTCAAGATCACGGGCAATTTCACGTTCGTCTCTGGGGGTGAGGAGTGGAAGGGAAGGCCTAATATCCCCTTTTAAGGCATCTTCTGCAACTGCTTTTTGAAACGCCAA from Veillonellales bacterium encodes:
- a CDS encoding ImmA/IrrE family metallo-endopeptidase, with protein sequence MDIKKAVEKLIQKHHTSDPFALATILDVIIIYSDMKNTLGFFNKYKRIKMIHLNNYIPEDLKNFVCAHELGHAIFHPNVNTPFLKRHTFYSANKIETEANTFAVELLLPDDLLREFETCSLFSIASKRGIPKELINLKQKE